The following proteins are co-located in the Shouchella hunanensis genome:
- a CDS encoding cache domain-containing sensor histidine kinase: protein MSLRQKIIVLFLAIVLVPLNLLGMITYSYFSKTLEDQTYHYTVQVIDQLNQNVNAFIDEMHRLSLLPLYDREILTILKNRTEDSYSYYPQTEELERMSSFLSTLSYNRKELSGVHIIARDGSLFSDLGSPRTVHRISDESSFWHQNIQQGEGASLLVPAHEPAYMVGNEKTVFSVGRLLRDPDGFRPLGMIKVDIEMSYIESLLTDVDLSEEASITMVDRHGQLIYETGKAITPILKKVDKEGQPLVERERVTADGVNYLPVLRQSSGEVQTIVLLPENEIVGASQSLRIVTIGLMVAVSGVILLLARVAERSLTKPIFELRQMMEKAEKGEFQHRMTPSSKDELGQLALSYNHMMEQINELIAKVYQTEIREKDAEIKALQTQMNPHFIYNTLEHINMIAITKHEYELSDMVASLGRLIRYSIDQKTRFVPLRDELLFVKAYIAIQEKRLEGKVTFDISIPEKMLTLFIPKLILQPLLENAIVHGHQHGEIKGRIGVKGWQDHTFSYLEVRDQGQGMKQSMSIGTGNRVALNNIAERLALLLGEQAVLTIKSEEGIGMSVTITLPKT from the coding sequence ATGTCACTGAGACAGAAAATCATCGTGTTGTTTCTCGCTATTGTATTGGTGCCTTTAAATCTACTGGGAATGATTACCTATTCCTATTTTTCGAAAACGTTGGAGGATCAAACGTACCATTACACGGTACAAGTGATTGATCAATTGAATCAGAACGTCAATGCATTTATTGATGAAATGCACCGATTATCCCTTCTTCCTCTATACGATCGAGAAATTTTAACGATTTTAAAGAACCGAACCGAGGATTCTTATTCTTATTATCCACAAACGGAAGAACTTGAACGCATGAGTTCGTTTCTATCTACCCTCTCCTATAATCGAAAAGAGCTTTCTGGGGTTCATATTATTGCAAGAGATGGAAGTTTGTTTAGCGATCTCGGTTCACCTCGAACGGTACATCGTATTAGTGATGAATCTAGCTTCTGGCATCAGAATATTCAACAAGGAGAAGGTGCTTCTTTGCTCGTGCCTGCTCACGAGCCAGCCTATATGGTTGGGAACGAAAAGACCGTTTTCTCAGTTGGCCGCTTACTCCGAGATCCAGATGGGTTCCGTCCCCTTGGCATGATTAAAGTCGATATCGAAATGAGCTATATTGAATCCCTGTTAACAGATGTGGATTTGTCAGAAGAAGCGTCTATCACAATGGTTGATCGTCATGGACAGCTCATTTATGAAACTGGAAAAGCCATTACGCCTATTTTAAAGAAAGTAGACAAAGAGGGACAACCCCTTGTTGAACGTGAACGAGTGACGGCTGATGGCGTAAATTATTTACCGGTGCTCCGGCAATCGAGTGGAGAGGTTCAGACGATTGTGCTGTTACCAGAAAATGAAATTGTCGGTGCCTCCCAGTCACTCCGAATCGTCACCATTGGATTAATGGTAGCGGTGTCAGGGGTCATCCTTTTATTAGCGCGAGTCGCTGAGCGTTCATTAACCAAGCCAATCTTTGAGCTACGCCAAATGATGGAAAAGGCTGAAAAAGGAGAATTTCAGCACCGTATGACGCCTTCTTCGAAAGACGAGCTGGGTCAACTTGCTCTTAGCTATAATCATATGATGGAGCAGATTAACGAGCTGATTGCAAAAGTGTATCAAACCGAAATACGTGAAAAAGATGCCGAAATAAAAGCACTGCAAACGCAAATGAACCCCCACTTTATTTACAATACATTAGAACATATAAATATGATTGCGATTACAAAACATGAATACGAACTTTCCGATATGGTCGCTTCTCTCGGACGCCTTATCCGCTACAGCATCGATCAGAAAACCCGGTTTGTTCCTTTGCGAGATGAACTGTTATTCGTTAAAGCGTATATAGCCATTCAAGAAAAACGATTAGAAGGAAAAGTAACGTTTGATATCTCCATACCAGAGAAGATGTTGACGCTCTTCATCCCAAAATTGATTCTTCAACCGTTGCTTGAAAATGCCATCGTGCATGGACATCAACATGGTGAAATAAAAGGAAGAATTGGAGTAAAGGGGTGGCAAGATCACACGTTTTCTTACTTGGAAGTGAGAGATCAAGGGCAAGGAATGAAGCAGTCCATGAGTATTGGAACTGGAAACCGTGTGGCGCTTAACAATATCGCAGAGCGACTTGCGCTGCTTTTAGGAGAACAAGCTGTGCTGACCATTAAGAGCGAGGAAGGAATAGGGATGTCCGTCACAATCACTTTACCAAAGACCTGA
- a CDS encoding immunity protein YezG family protein, whose protein sequence is MNEEEYSRLWNNLLDTMQELKKAFVANKQEPRTNFTMLVDNTGKINIDSSYEDLSNRDPHVKARPFTTIASSSNGCFS, encoded by the coding sequence ATGAATGAAGAAGAGTATTCTAGATTATGGAACAATCTTTTAGATACAATGCAAGAGTTAAAGAAAGCGTTTGTTGCAAACAAGCAGGAACCTAGGACAAATTTCACAATGCTTGTAGATAATACAGGAAAAATAAACATTGATTCTAGTTATGAAGATTTGTCTAATAGAGATCCTCATGTTAAAGCTCGACCTTTTACAACCATTGCTTCTAGTAGCAATGGTTGTTTCTCTTGA
- a CDS encoding DNA/RNA non-specific endonuclease: protein MALSEGKSVEVQITPIYNERSKRPTSFDIEYKIDGKRFEDNLTNY from the coding sequence ATAGCCCTTTCTGAAGGTAAATCTGTTGAAGTTCAAATCACTCCTATTTACAATGAACGTTCAAAGAGACCTACCTCTTTCGATATTGAATATAAAATAGATGGCAAAAGATTTGAAGATAACCTAACAAACTATTGA
- a CDS encoding T7SS effector LXG polymorphic toxin has product MKVLDVQEVMDAIDKIKISKQQDSDNIESLRASIQKIEQLETLQGKGGEALKDHFRRLHLPVLEAFHLLIRQYMEQLDRVKSNLLGFESSSAIVREEFLSGELKNGLDRIATTATEDANEIESIRTSISDILPLTPFSMEGVLRQVDRGKDHAKETIETLHALDEQNEALLAQAESTLREVTNVVSQVANWSSGGAILSAETLAEVDANVEALYANLVTEAIQMTPPDPFDLTGHESVMYQTALPLEFLYTGAYANIPGGLEAMSWYYMNQFPVSAMMNNEQAIQACVAPPVEQDVDEGGGWLNATFNFFKGLGSGAVNAVGDAVEGVVDVVTDPIGFITDTAEFIGAIVDDPALVGEIATELWHAFEDDVINGDAQSRGEWTGYALGLVGTAVVGDKGVSKIANSGQLAKLGRIGGKDGYKTRHEIELRLATQTPPTRPSLRTSMSNTRTRGVQALNTYAKNMKMSATIATGQASIAVKGATGQVKDRFVRGMDNLQTNLNGNTPALAPAGGPVNHVPYNAMDSRKIQQDVGGVKQEQLRKIEVGSGVEGPKILNNGKSLDEMAKIYAGMVMSNKKWSWNKDVENGKSLSIKEKKLIKEKAIVMNAIPKVEVKRVHGMKFGFADFKSAGLVLETKYLPEKLWKTSDVEQFNWLDSAVGGRIAGTTWHHSEIPGEMQLVETGIHDIIPHNGGRTKGMWADAPR; this is encoded by the coding sequence ATGAAGGTTCTTGATGTACAAGAAGTGATGGATGCGATTGACAAAATCAAAATTTCCAAGCAACAGGATTCTGATAACATTGAAAGCTTGCGAGCGAGCATCCAGAAGATTGAACAACTAGAGACCTTGCAAGGCAAAGGCGGAGAGGCGTTAAAAGACCATTTTAGGAGGCTTCATTTACCTGTTCTCGAAGCGTTTCATTTACTCATTCGTCAATACATGGAACAATTAGATAGAGTAAAATCGAACTTACTAGGCTTTGAATCAAGCTCGGCCATCGTTAGGGAGGAGTTTCTTTCTGGTGAGCTAAAAAACGGGCTCGATCGCATCGCCACAACGGCAACAGAGGATGCCAACGAAATTGAATCAATCCGCACATCCATTAGTGATATTCTCCCGCTTACGCCTTTTTCAATGGAAGGGGTCTTAAGACAGGTAGACCGTGGCAAAGACCACGCAAAAGAAACGATTGAGACATTACACGCCCTCGACGAACAAAATGAAGCATTGCTAGCCCAAGCTGAAAGCACGCTCCGAGAAGTAACGAACGTCGTCTCTCAAGTCGCAAACTGGTCGAGCGGCGGGGCAATTCTATCAGCAGAAACGCTTGCCGAAGTCGATGCGAATGTAGAGGCTTTATACGCGAACCTCGTTACCGAAGCGATCCAGATGACGCCACCAGATCCATTTGACCTGACAGGACATGAAAGCGTGATGTACCAGACAGCGTTACCACTTGAGTTCCTCTACACTGGTGCCTATGCCAACATCCCAGGTGGACTCGAGGCAATGAGCTGGTATTACATGAATCAGTTCCCAGTTAGTGCGATGATGAATAACGAACAAGCGATTCAGGCATGCGTGGCGCCCCCAGTCGAGCAAGACGTGGATGAAGGCGGGGGATGGTTGAATGCAACGTTCAACTTTTTTAAAGGGCTAGGAAGCGGAGCTGTAAATGCCGTAGGAGATGCGGTTGAAGGTGTTGTTGATGTCGTTACTGACCCAATAGGGTTCATTACTGATACGGCTGAATTTATTGGTGCGATTGTGGATGATCCTGCGTTGGTAGGGGAAATCGCAACTGAACTATGGCACGCATTTGAGGACGATGTGATTAATGGAGATGCTCAAAGTAGAGGCGAGTGGACTGGCTATGCTCTTGGGCTCGTTGGAACAGCGGTTGTCGGCGATAAAGGTGTCTCGAAAATAGCGAATAGCGGCCAACTCGCCAAGTTAGGGAGAATCGGTGGCAAGGACGGCTACAAAACCCGGCATGAAATCGAATTGCGACTAGCAACGCAAACGCCTCCAACCCGACCGAGCTTGCGAACTTCTATGAGTAACACGCGAACTAGAGGAGTACAAGCACTCAACACCTATGCAAAAAACATGAAAATGAGCGCTACAATAGCCACTGGCCAAGCGAGCATTGCCGTAAAAGGCGCCACTGGGCAAGTGAAAGATCGCTTTGTTCGTGGGATGGATAATCTCCAAACCAACCTCAATGGCAATACGCCTGCTCTTGCGCCAGCCGGAGGCCCAGTGAACCATGTGCCATATAATGCGATGGATTCGCGGAAGATTCAACAAGATGTTGGCGGGGTAAAGCAGGAGCAGTTGAGGAAGATTGAGGTAGGCAGTGGGGTAGAAGGTCCTAAAATACTCAACAATGGTAAATCATTGGACGAAATGGCTAAAATATACGCAGGAATGGTTATGTCCAATAAGAAGTGGTCATGGAATAAAGATGTGGAGAATGGTAAATCTTTATCCATTAAAGAGAAAAAGCTTATAAAAGAAAAAGCGATTGTGATGAATGCTATACCGAAAGTAGAAGTGAAGAGAGTTCATGGAATGAAATTTGGTTTTGCGGATTTTAAAAGTGCAGGATTGGTTTTAGAAACTAAATATCTACCTGAAAAATTATGGAAAACTTCTGACGTTGAACAATTTAATTGGTTGGATTCAGCTGTAGGTGGAAGAATTGCTGGAACGACATGGCATCATTCTGAAATTCCAGGGGAAATGCAGCTTGTTGAAACTGGTATACACGATATAATACCTCATAACGGGGGGAGAACAAAAGGAATGTGGGCTGATGCACCTAGGTAA
- a CDS encoding ABC transporter substrate-binding protein, with product MKRWGVSAGFLLIVAGCSSSGGSATNDGEEQIELTFSTWGNENHIAVYEELLEAYYVDHPNVNVTIQTTPFPDYQQNMTVLAAGQELPDIGWAAERMVPQFIENNILADIGVLRQDESFNFDDILPGTITQYEVDDALYGVPFSSPPHIIYYNKTLFEEKGLDTPQELESRGDWTWEAFEEAAAVIAEDEGVYGANFFRAWETWENLLAHTRAEGGDLFNEETTEFTWNSDAGISTLAMLDRMMFEDRSHPRAGDQVAFEAGNVGMFFDVYSYVSTARGIDAFEWDIAPVPLGSAGRSPILGQAGYVMFEGTEHPEEALDLIRYFASETGMEATSTYFAPPRASVLESDAFIEQPGNPPRESMESTILSLSEEARVLPIHPEWQNIDNHILQGFDRLFGQTAEPADILEQMEASINPLVQE from the coding sequence ATGAAAAGATGGGGTGTTAGCGCGGGATTTTTGCTTATTGTGGCAGGCTGTTCTTCCTCTGGTGGGTCGGCGACAAATGATGGAGAAGAACAAATTGAATTGACCTTTTCAACATGGGGCAATGAAAACCACATTGCCGTTTATGAAGAATTATTAGAGGCCTATTACGTCGATCATCCAAATGTAAACGTTACGATTCAAACAACACCATTTCCAGATTACCAGCAAAATATGACGGTATTAGCGGCTGGACAAGAACTTCCAGACATCGGCTGGGCGGCTGAACGGATGGTGCCACAATTTATCGAGAATAACATTCTTGCAGACATTGGGGTTCTTCGACAAGATGAATCATTTAACTTCGATGATATCTTGCCAGGCACGATTACCCAGTACGAAGTGGACGACGCCCTCTATGGTGTGCCGTTTTCTAGTCCACCTCATATCATTTATTACAATAAAACACTGTTTGAAGAAAAAGGTTTAGACACACCACAAGAACTTGAAAGTCGAGGAGACTGGACGTGGGAGGCTTTTGAAGAAGCCGCAGCTGTTATTGCCGAAGATGAAGGTGTTTACGGTGCCAATTTCTTTCGGGCTTGGGAAACGTGGGAAAACCTACTTGCTCATACGCGAGCTGAGGGAGGCGACCTTTTTAACGAAGAGACAACCGAGTTTACGTGGAACAGTGATGCTGGTATTTCGACATTAGCGATGCTCGATCGAATGATGTTTGAAGATCGCTCTCATCCACGCGCAGGCGATCAGGTTGCATTTGAAGCTGGTAATGTAGGGATGTTCTTTGATGTCTATAGCTATGTATCAACGGCTAGAGGCATTGACGCATTTGAGTGGGATATTGCGCCAGTTCCCCTTGGCTCAGCAGGGCGCTCGCCGATTCTTGGTCAGGCAGGTTATGTGATGTTTGAAGGAACCGAGCATCCAGAAGAAGCGCTTGATCTCATTCGCTACTTTGCGAGTGAAACAGGAATGGAAGCAACCTCTACTTATTTTGCACCACCACGCGCATCGGTACTTGAATCGGATGCATTTATTGAACAACCTGGTAATCCTCCTCGGGAAAGCATGGAGTCAACGATCTTAAGCTTAAGCGAGGAAGCACGTGTCTTACCGATTCACCCTGAATGGCAAAACATCGACAATCACATTCTACAAGGGTTTGACCGGTTATTTGGTCAGACTGCGGAACCAGCCGACATTCTTGAACAGATGGAAGCGAGTATTAATCCGCTGGTGCAAGAGTGA
- a CDS encoding response regulator transcription factor yields the protein MYKVVIAEDEKMIRKGLVTIVNQLVRDFTVIGEADNGETALHLLAHDCPDVLVTDIRMPKRDGLSLMKQVRAYFPQVRIIVVSGHEEFSYAQQAIQHGVSRYLLKPIDRTEVVAAFDEIKAGLSEVEESYHEDPFIQQVDDYIKAHIDQDITLTDVAKLVHLHPTYFSQWFKDKSGKNFSTYVTERRLKRAETLLHQTNLRIYEIARMSGYQSQKHFMKLFKKEKQCTPTQYRKKTFMQQK from the coding sequence GTGTATAAAGTTGTTATTGCAGAAGATGAGAAAATGATACGAAAAGGACTGGTAACAATTGTGAATCAGCTTGTTAGGGATTTTACCGTTATTGGTGAGGCCGATAATGGCGAGACGGCGCTCCATTTGCTCGCTCATGATTGTCCTGATGTCTTGGTAACGGATATTCGAATGCCGAAACGAGATGGATTATCGTTAATGAAACAAGTCCGTGCTTATTTTCCACAGGTGCGCATTATCGTTGTCAGTGGTCACGAAGAATTTTCGTACGCTCAGCAAGCTATTCAGCACGGGGTGAGTCGCTATTTATTAAAGCCGATTGATCGAACAGAAGTGGTAGCTGCTTTCGATGAAATTAAAGCCGGATTAAGTGAGGTGGAAGAGAGCTATCACGAAGATCCGTTCATTCAGCAAGTGGATGACTATATTAAAGCGCATATAGATCAAGACATTACGTTAACAGATGTAGCTAAGCTTGTGCACTTACATCCGACTTATTTCAGTCAATGGTTTAAAGACAAGAGTGGAAAGAACTTTTCTACGTATGTCACTGAAAGAAGGTTGAAACGGGCTGAGACGTTACTTCATCAAACCAACTTGCGCATTTACGAGATAGCGAGAATGTCAGGCTATCAAAGTCAGAAACATTTTATGAAGCTATTTAAGAAAGAAAAGCAGTGTACACCGACGCAGTACAGGAAGAAAACGTTTATGCAACAAAAGTGA
- a CDS encoding FAD-dependent oxidoreductase, producing the protein MRQITEVEKQVRVRGEADVVVCGGGPAGIGAALSAARNGAKTILLESHGFLGGMGTAGMVTSFAYGYHDKERFITGGIFQEIRQKLYDRGGLIMTDRKGWEPFNAEQYKILAFELLAEAGVELLCHTTIVDTITKDGTIEAILIESKAGREALIATHVIDATGDGDVAERAGATCKIGRDKDGGTQPSSLMYVLGNVDTAALGHKLDEEGRRGYWKTDDGYHYLNATGFAREIEQAKRDGFLTKVNRDHVAAIFTVPWMDNVVGINFGRIQGKNALDPRDLTDAEVLGREQVLDGIAFLKEYVPGFERAELLQTAPQVGIRETRRVIGDYVMTQEDIVDLKQFDDCIAQSCYMIDIHSPDSATTEIYKLPKGTHYDIPYRSLLPKGLNNLLVAGRCISATHEALGSFRVQAICLAIGEAAGAAATLAVKESCTPREINVKQLQDTLVGQGAILS; encoded by the coding sequence ATGAGACAGATCACAGAAGTAGAAAAACAAGTGCGCGTACGAGGAGAGGCAGACGTTGTTGTATGTGGAGGAGGTCCTGCAGGAATTGGTGCTGCTTTAAGTGCTGCACGTAACGGTGCCAAAACGATTTTACTTGAATCCCACGGTTTTCTTGGCGGCATGGGAACAGCGGGGATGGTGACATCTTTCGCATATGGCTATCATGACAAAGAGCGCTTTATTACCGGTGGCATCTTTCAAGAAATTCGACAAAAGCTCTATGATAGAGGTGGTCTCATCATGACCGATCGCAAAGGCTGGGAGCCCTTTAATGCAGAGCAGTATAAGATACTTGCATTTGAGCTTCTTGCTGAAGCAGGTGTGGAGCTTCTTTGTCACACGACGATTGTTGATACGATTACGAAAGACGGCACCATCGAAGCGATTCTCATTGAAAGCAAGGCAGGTAGGGAGGCGCTGATAGCGACTCATGTTATTGATGCAACAGGTGATGGAGACGTGGCGGAACGAGCCGGGGCGACCTGCAAGATTGGTAGAGATAAAGACGGAGGTACCCAGCCCTCCTCACTCATGTACGTGCTCGGCAACGTTGATACAGCCGCTCTCGGCCATAAGCTTGACGAAGAAGGACGCCGTGGTTATTGGAAAACCGATGACGGCTATCACTATTTAAATGCAACAGGCTTCGCACGGGAAATTGAACAAGCTAAGCGAGATGGCTTTCTAACGAAAGTAAACCGAGATCATGTCGCGGCCATCTTTACCGTTCCATGGATGGACAACGTTGTCGGCATTAACTTTGGCCGAATTCAAGGAAAAAATGCCCTCGATCCGCGCGATCTGACAGATGCGGAAGTGCTCGGACGGGAACAAGTGCTAGACGGAATCGCTTTTCTAAAAGAATATGTCCCGGGCTTCGAGCGAGCAGAACTTCTGCAAACGGCGCCACAAGTAGGTATACGTGAAACGAGACGTGTTATCGGAGACTACGTTATGACACAAGAAGATATTGTCGACTTAAAGCAGTTCGACGACTGCATCGCGCAATCTTGTTACATGATTGACATTCACTCACCAGACTCAGCTACAACCGAAATCTACAAATTACCGAAAGGAACCCACTACGACATCCCCTATCGCTCACTCCTACCAAAGGGACTGAACAACCTGCTGGTTGCTGGTCGCTGCATCTCAGCGACCCACGAAGCCCTCGGCTCTTTTCGGGTTCAAGCAATCTGCCTCGCAATCGGTGAAGCTGCTGGAGCAGCCGCCACTCTTGCTGTAAAAGAATCTTGCACTCCACGAGAGATTAACGTGAAGCAGTTGCAAGACACGCTGGTTGGACAAGGTGCGATATTGAGTTAA
- a CDS encoding SMI1/KNR4 family protein: protein MKIKEESIVKPRPTLDLLNEEENIWNVELPNDYKKFLINYNGGIPEQNSFNVQSRTYAIDRFLCVLEESDENVESIYDIDVTLTRIEERLTTNEDLVGVELLPIAILFNGDYVCLDYKNVNKEPRVCLWNHEESGELDPITYHVANNFNEWINSLK, encoded by the coding sequence GTGAAGATTAAAGAAGAATCAATTGTAAAGCCTAGACCAACATTAGATCTACTAAATGAGGAGGAGAATATCTGGAATGTGGAACTTCCTAATGATTATAAGAAATTCTTAATCAATTATAATGGTGGTATTCCAGAACAAAATTCATTTAATGTTCAATCTCGTACCTATGCTATTGATCGATTTTTATGTGTTCTTGAGGAAAGTGATGAGAATGTTGAAAGTATTTACGATATAGATGTAACCTTGACAAGAATTGAAGAACGTTTAACAACAAATGAAGACTTGGTTGGGGTTGAACTTTTACCAATTGCAATTTTGTTTAATGGTGACTATGTATGCCTAGACTACAAAAATGTTAATAAGGAACCTCGTGTTTGCTTATGGAATCATGAGGAATCTGGGGAGCTTGATCCGATAACTTATCATGTCGCAAATAATTTTAATGAATGGATTAATTCATTAAAATAG
- a CDS encoding YwqI/YxiC family protein produces the protein MPEIKVNEEEILSVLSEAGEKASFIVSDSEPAIETSSMAFLTKLVEFESGYANQLKAFLDVFKSVQQESEELIKTYGEVDRSLASHR, from the coding sequence ATGCCTGAAATTAAAGTGAATGAAGAAGAAATACTAAGCGTATTAAGTGAAGCAGGTGAAAAAGCAAGTTTCATAGTTTCAGATAGTGAACCGGCGATTGAGACATCATCGATGGCCTTTCTTACAAAACTGGTCGAGTTCGAAAGTGGATACGCTAATCAACTTAAGGCGTTTTTAGATGTGTTCAAAAGCGTGCAACAAGAAAGTGAGGAGCTTATTAAAACATACGGAGAAGTCGATCGCTCACTCGCAAGCCATAGATAA
- a CDS encoding carbohydrate ABC transporter permease: protein MKINSMSTLIRYLLLTMISAIMLLPFIWMVTTSLKDPNQIFSLPPTFIPNPIQWDSYINVLTSTYFLRQMFNSIYIGAAVTIGTVFLASLAGYAFARIPFKGRNLVFLAFLSVMMIPGEVTIIPLFLFMRELGWIDTHWPLIIIPIFGAGGAFGIFVMRQFFKQVPAELEDAARIDGCSRFRIFLQIMLPLSKPALATVTIFTFLTNWNEFLEPLIFINSRELMTLPLALSLFTDEAGTDWSSLMSASVLATLPVLVIFFFAQKQFIESLAMSGSKE, encoded by the coding sequence ATGAAGATTAATTCCATGTCCACACTTATTCGTTATTTGCTCTTAACAATGATCTCGGCGATTATGCTGCTTCCCTTCATTTGGATGGTAACCACGTCATTAAAAGATCCAAATCAAATTTTCTCACTGCCACCAACGTTTATTCCAAATCCGATTCAGTGGGACAGCTATATCAATGTGTTAACCAGTACGTATTTTTTGAGGCAAATGTTCAACAGCATCTACATTGGTGCCGCCGTCACAATTGGGACAGTATTCCTTGCCTCTCTAGCAGGCTATGCGTTTGCTCGGATCCCTTTTAAAGGCAGAAATCTTGTTTTTCTCGCTTTTTTAAGTGTCATGATGATCCCCGGCGAAGTCACGATTATTCCGCTTTTTCTGTTTATGAGAGAACTTGGGTGGATTGATACACATTGGCCGTTAATCATCATTCCAATCTTTGGTGCTGGTGGAGCATTTGGCATCTTTGTGATGCGCCAATTTTTTAAACAAGTTCCTGCTGAATTAGAAGATGCAGCCCGAATAGATGGCTGTTCTCGCTTTCGAATTTTCTTGCAGATTATGCTACCGCTATCAAAACCGGCATTAGCAACGGTCACCATTTTTACCTTTTTAACGAACTGGAACGAGTTTTTGGAGCCTTTAATTTTTATTAACTCAAGGGAGTTAATGACCTTGCCGCTCGCGCTCTCCTTATTTACAGATGAAGCAGGAACCGATTGGAGCTCGCTCATGAGCGCATCTGTTCTAGCGACGTTGCCTGTGCTAGTCATCTTTTTTTTCGCACAGAAGCAATTCATCGAGAGCTTAGCTATGTCTGGTTCAAAAGAATAA
- a CDS encoding DUF5082 domain-containing protein produces MADLTKILNLQTKLGTMRTQLGNTEDKIERLKKAKNALSTEQEMLHNHKARMNEPEIDGNAWRGNAASEHEDIRSEMHASYVDAQDRAEGMLSSIESEISNLQGEASRCLTSILTMETSLQTLRNRLST; encoded by the coding sequence GTGGCTGACTTGACGAAAATTCTTAATTTGCAAACGAAACTTGGCACGATGCGCACACAGCTCGGAAATACAGAAGATAAGATTGAGCGGTTAAAAAAAGCAAAAAATGCCCTAAGCACTGAACAAGAAATGCTCCATAACCATAAAGCGAGAATGAACGAGCCAGAGATTGATGGCAACGCTTGGCGCGGCAATGCAGCATCCGAGCATGAGGATATTCGAAGTGAGATGCACGCATCGTACGTAGATGCGCAGGATCGTGCTGAGGGAATGCTTAGCTCTATCGAATCAGAAATTTCCAATCTGCAAGGTGAAGCGTCTAGGTGCTTAACCTCTATACTAACAATGGAAACGTCTTTGCAAACATTGCGAAACCGTCTATCAACGTAA
- a CDS encoding carbohydrate ABC transporter permease has protein sequence MNVDTQPEQNQTKRRKPFFKQDTLAGWLFLSPMLIGFTVFMFVPIGFAFYMSFTDWPLLGQSEFIGTANYRAIVQDPEFQQVMGNTILFTAGLVPFNILLALGLALLLRHPLPLMGMFRTIVFVPVVTTLVVWAIVWRYMFATDYGFINSILGWVGVEPQAWLYSKDLAMPAVIITSVLKNVGLNMVLFLAALQMVPKNLYEAARIDGAGSWRQFQNITLPIISPTVFLATIITIIGAMKIFAQIFVMTRGGPESSTKVIVYYIWEKAFRLFDMGYASAAAFILFFLIFAFTLIQWWLRKRWVYNED, from the coding sequence ATGAATGTAGATACGCAACCTGAACAAAACCAAACAAAACGGCGAAAACCATTTTTCAAACAAGATACTCTCGCAGGCTGGTTGTTTCTTAGTCCAATGCTCATCGGTTTCACTGTTTTTATGTTCGTGCCAATTGGCTTTGCCTTTTATATGAGCTTTACAGACTGGCCGTTGCTTGGTCAGTCGGAGTTCATTGGAACGGCGAATTATCGAGCTATTGTCCAAGACCCAGAATTCCAACAAGTGATGGGCAATACGATTTTGTTTACTGCCGGGCTTGTGCCTTTTAATATTCTTCTTGCTCTTGGATTGGCACTGCTACTGCGCCATCCGCTACCACTGATGGGCATGTTCCGAACGATTGTCTTTGTACCGGTAGTCACAACACTTGTTGTATGGGCGATTGTCTGGCGCTATATGTTTGCGACTGATTACGGATTTATTAACTCCATCCTTGGTTGGGTTGGAGTTGAACCACAAGCATGGCTCTATAGTAAGGACTTGGCGATGCCGGCTGTTATTATCACAAGTGTGTTGAAAAATGTAGGACTAAACATGGTCCTGTTTTTAGCAGCATTACAGATGGTGCCGAAGAATTTATACGAAGCGGCACGAATCGATGGAGCAGGGAGCTGGCGTCAATTCCAGAACATTACGCTTCCCATTATTTCCCCAACCGTGTTTCTAGCAACTATTATTACAATCATTGGGGCGATGAAAATCTTCGCCCAAATCTTTGTGATGACACGTGGAGGTCCGGAAAGTAGCACGAAAGTGATCGTCTACTATATTTGGGAAAAAGCCTTTCGTCTGTTTGACATGGGCTACGCTTCAGCGGCTGCGTTTATTCTATTTTTTCTAATCTTTGCATTCACATTGATTCAATGGTGGCTACGGAAAAGGTGGGTTTACAATGAAGATTAA